Genomic segment of candidate division WOR-3 bacterium:
GGTATTCCTTATCAACTTCGGCTATGGCTCTTGCCACTCTCTCATACATTTCTTTTGGAGTTTCTATTACTTCACCCTTTTCATTTCTTAAAAGATATCTTTTTTCAAGAACTCTTAAAGCATTTTCTGTAACTATAGGCTCTAAAAGCAACATTTTTTTATTTTCCATGATACTCTCCTTAAAATATTTAGGGGATTAGAACCCCTTTTTATATATTATGTTCCTTCTTCCCAGGATTCAAGGTATTTTTTTTGTTCTTCTGTTAACTCATCTATTTCTGCTCCCATGCTTTCTAATTTTAATCTTGCTATTTCTCTATCAATTTCAAGAGGCAGAGTATAAACTTTTTTCTCAAGTTTTTTGTAGTTTTTTACTATATATTCACAGGCAAGAGCCTGGTTGGAAAAGCTCATATCCATAACATCAGGTGGATGACCTTCTGCTGCTGCAAGATTAACAAGGCGACCTTCACTCAATAAAAAGATTTCTTTTCCATCTTCAAGGGTGTATTTTTCTACATTTTCTCTGATCTTTTCAATTTTTTTTGCAATTTTTTTAAGACCTTCAACATTTATTTCCACATTAAAATGCCCTGAATTTGCTAAAATTGCTCCATTTTTCATATTCTTTATATGAGGGATATCAATAACATTTTTATTTCCAGTTACAGTAACAAATATATCACCTATTAAACTTGCTTTTTCTATTTTCATTACATCAAAACCATCCATTTTTGCTTCAAGGGCTTTTATTGGATCAATTTCTGTAACAATAACTTTAGCTCCCATTCCCCTTGCTCTCATTGCAACACCTCTTCCACACCATCCGTATCCGCAAACAACAAAATTTTTGCCAGCAAGCAAAATATTTGTTGCCCTTAAAATGCCATCTATTGTGCTCTGACCTGTTCCGTATCTATTATCAAATAAATATTTAGTTCTTGAATCATTTACTGCTATTATTGGGTATTTAAGCACCTTGTTTTTTTCCATACTTTTTAACCTTATAACTCCCGTAGTAGTTTCTTCTGTTCCACCCTTTATATTTTTACCAAATTTTTCAAAATTTTGATGCAAAAAAGAAGTTAAATCTGCACCATCATCAAGAGTTATATCAGGCTCAATTGATAATGCTTTTTCAATATGCTCATAATATTCTTCCTTTGTCGCTCCATATTTTGCAAAAACTTTAATTCCGTATTCTTCTCTTAAGGCATGAGCGACATCGTCTTTGGTTGAAAGAGGATTTGAAGCACATAAGGCAACCTCTGCCCCTGCTTCTTTTAAGGTAATCACCAGATTTGCTGTTTCAGAAGTTACATGGAGACAAGCAGAAATTTTAATATCTTTAAGTATTTTATCTTTTTTAAATTTTTCTTTTATTGATAAAAGAACAGGCATATTTTTTTGAGCCCAGAGTATTTTGTTTAGTCCTTCTTTTAGCATATTTCCTCCTTATGGTTTTTTTAAATTAAATCCAATGAGAAATTCAATATTGAAACTTTTCGGGTCAATTGCTTTGTAAATGAGGTCATTGTTGGGAACAATTGTATCTCCTCCAATTTTTTCAAATGAAAAGTTTCTTAAAATCCTTCCAAGAGAATATTCTGTTTTTATTGATAGATTTATGTTATTTAGGTCCTTTTCAACTTTTAAAAAGGGGGATAAAAGGTAATCTATTGCTCTAACTTCTTTTCCGTATCTTTCTCTTTGCCATACAAGGAATATATCAAAGGAAATGCCTGTTCTTAAGAAATTGTTTAAAAGGTAATTTCCTTCAAGTGAAAGTTTTTGAGCATCAAGATTTTTTGATGTAGAGAAAAATATGCCAGGATTGAAATAAAAAGATGAAAAAGGAGCATGTATTTTAAACCTGAATCCAAAACCTGAAAGGAATATAAGACCGTCTTTTATATTCTCTTCCATTCCAAAATCCCCTTTTAATGTTTTTAAAGTTAGAAGGTATAAGGATAAAGATAAATTATAAAAAAAAGATACTCCCTTTATTTTCCTTAACTTTTCACCTTTTACAGGAGTTCTTTTTTTAATCAAAATTTTACCTAAGGATATATCTTCATAAACCTTTTCTATTTTTATATATCCGGATGGAGATAAAAAGTCCCCATATATGAATGTATCATCTTCCTTTATTCCTTTTAAAAATCCATTTTTTAATATCACTTTATTACCTTTAACTTCCTCCACCTCAGGGGGTTCGTAAAAAATTGACCTTAAAAATATTAAAACATTTTCACAGAAATCTTTAAGTGCTTCATTTATTCCATTATTTGAATATCCAGAGATATTTCTTGATAATTTAATCTCGTGTCTTTTTATATAAATAATTCCTTCAACCCAGAACTCATTGTCACTTTTTGATTCTTTTTCAAAAAATATTTCAAAACTATCATTGTAATTCTCAAGATATGTTCCTTTAATATTTTCTATAATTATATTTCTTCCTTTTTCATAAAGAGAATCAGAAAAATAGGTGCTTTTGAAAATATAAAAA
This window contains:
- the ahcY gene encoding adenosylhomocysteinase — its product is MLKEGLNKILWAQKNMPVLLSIKEKFKKDKILKDIKISACLHVTSETANLVITLKEAGAEVALCASNPLSTKDDVAHALREEYGIKVFAKYGATKEEYYEHIEKALSIEPDITLDDGADLTSFLHQNFEKFGKNIKGGTEETTTGVIRLKSMEKNKVLKYPIIAVNDSRTKYLFDNRYGTGQSTIDGILRATNILLAGKNFVVCGYGWCGRGVAMRARGMGAKVIVTEIDPIKALEAKMDGFDVMKIEKASLIGDIFVTVTGNKNVIDIPHIKNMKNGAILANSGHFNVEINVEGLKKIAKKIEKIRENVEKYTLEDGKEIFLLSEGRLVNLAAAEGHPPDVMDMSFSNQALACEYIVKNYKKLEKKVYTLPLEIDREIARLKLESMGAEIDELTEEQKKYLESWEEGT